Sequence from the Rhodococcus jostii RHA1 genome:
TCGACGGGCTCTACGAATTCCATCGCCAACGTGTCCTGTCCGGCCGCGAACCGTCCTGACCCCGATGCGACCCGACCATCCTGCCCCGCCCTGACTTTCATGTTTCGGAGACCGACGTGAGCAGTAACGAACCCACCACCCGCGCCACACCGGCCCCCACTTCCCGACGCCGCGACTTGATCCCGCTGCGGCAGGCGAGCTGGGCGTGGTTTCTGATCTCCCTGCAGACTTTCGGTGGTCCGGCCGGGCAGATCGCGGTCATGCAACGCACCCTCGTCGACGAGAAGCGGTGGATCGGGCAGAAACGGTTCCTGCACGCCCTGAACTACTGCATGCTGCTGCCCGGCCCGGAAGCCCAGCAGCTCGCCATCTACACCGGGTGGCTGCTCAACGGCACGATCGGCGGTCTGATCGCCGGGGTGTTGTTCGTGCTGCCCGGGATGATCGCGATGCTCGGACTGGCCGCGATCTACGTCGCGTTCGGGGCCACCACTATCGTGCTGGCCATCTTCGCCGGCATCGCCCCCGCCGTCCTCGCCGTGGTCGTGCAGGCTGTTACCCGGGTCTCGAAGCGGGCGTTGACCCGGCCCGCGCACGTGGTGATCGCGGTCTGCGCATTTTTCGCGTTGGCGCTGTTCGCGGTGCCGTTCCCGATCGTCATCGCGGTGGCCGGGTTTGCCGGCTGGCTCATCGGCCGCCGCACGCAGGGCGCCGACAACAGCGGCACAACCGAGAAGGACACTGACGAGACGCCGCCGCTGATCGCCGACGACGCTCTGCACGCCGACGCCCCCAGCCTGCGCCGGGCGGTCCTCGTGCTCGGTGTCGGTGTGATCGCGTGGGCCGTTCCGATGGTGGCTGTGGTGGTGTTCACCGGCCGGCACAGTGTGTTCACCGAACAGGGGATGTTCTTCTCCGGCACCGCTTTGGTCACTTTCGGTGGCGCCTACGCCGTCCTGGCCTACGTTGCCCAGAAGGCGGTGGAGACCTACGGCTGGCTCACCCCCGGCGAGATGGTCCGCGGTCTCGGGCTGGCCGAGACCACCCCCGGGCCGCTGATCATGGTGGTGCAGTTCGTCGCGTTCCTCGGCGCCTACCGCAACCCCGGCGACCTCGACCCCTGGGTCGCCGCGACCATCGGCGCGCTGCTGACCACGTGGGTGACGTTCGTGCCGTGCTTCGTGTTCATCTTCCTCGGCGCCCCCTACGTCGAGCGGCTCCGCAACAACACCCACCTGACCTCCGCGCTGAACGGCATCACCGCATCGGTGGTCGGAGTGATCGCGAACCTGGCCCTGTACTTCGCCGTCCACACCCTCTTCGCCGACGCCTCCCTGCTGCACTGGGGGCCGATCCACCTGCTGGTGCCCGACCTGAGCACGATCCGCCCGGTCGTCGCGGTCATCGCCGTCCTCGCCGGGGTGATGATCTACCGGCTGAACTGGTCCGTGCTGCGCACCCTCGGGGTCTGCGCCCTCCTCGGCCTCACCGCCGGCCTGGTCGGGCTCCCCGTCACCTGACCTGCGCCGCCTCCCTCACACACGTCGAATGCGCGACACCGCCCGCGCCAATGGCCAGGTAGAAGTTGATACCGCCCCGATCAGCGGCTCGTTTCCCTCGTCGATGGCCCCGCCGCAGGCTTTGTGGGCGCACCGACAGTTTCCGGCGAAAAACGGGCTGAGGTGGGGATTCCTCCACAGTGCCAACACAAGGGCTCGGACTCCTAGCTATAGCTAAAGGGTCCGCCAGACCACCCCAGTTCGCCTCAAGAAGTAGCGAGCAAACGCAGGTCGACAGGTTGTCCGTCTGAGGGGAACGGCAAGGACGTGAAGTTGAGTGGGGCGACGTAGTCGGCGTCGACGTGCCAGTCGAAGCGCAGGAGGAGGTGATGCATGATTGCTTTGATCTCGGCGCCGGCGAAGTGCATTCCGAGGCATTTGTGCACGCCACCACCGAAGGGCTCCCAGGCATATCGGTGCACCTTGTCTTCACGTCGATGCTCCGCGAAGCGTTCGGGATCGAAACGCTCGGGTTCGGGCCAGTACTGCGGCATGTGGTGGGTGAAATGTGGCACCACCGCCGCGTAGGTTCCCGCAGGCACGAAGTGCCCTTGCACCTGGGTGTCGCGAACCGCTCGGCGCGCCATGACCGGCACCGGAGAGACGATCCGGAGGCATTCCTTCATGACCAGATCGAGGCTGTCCAGTCCGTCGAGATCGGCATAACTCGGCGCCGGGGTCCCCAACGCGAGCGACTCCGCCCGGCATCTGTCCTGCCACTGCGGGTGTTGACCCAGATACTGCATCATCGTGGAGATGGTGATCGTGGAGGTGTCGTGCGCGGCCATCAGGAGGAAGATCATATGATCGACCACCTCGTCGTCGCTGAAGCGTTGTCCTGCTTCGGATTCGATGTGACAGAGCACGGAGAACAGGTCGTCCGTTTCGTGTGATCGACGCGCCGGTAGGTATTGCCGGAAGAAGTCTTCCAGGACTCGGCGTCCGTCTAGTCCTCGCTTCCACCTGGTCCCCGGGACCGGATAGCGGACCACCGAGGTTGCCGCCTGCACGCAATCGACGAAAGCCTTTTTCACCGAAGAAATCTCGCTCTCGGTAGACCCTTCCGCGCCACCCATGAAAATGTCGGTGGCGAGATCGAGAGTGAGCGCCTTGAGCGCCGTGTAGGCGCGGAATCCGTTGGTGGGAGTCCAGGCGTCGAGCGCCGAATCGATCGCCGGGTTGAGAACGTCGACGGTATTCTCGAGGCGCGATCGGGTGAAGGCTTGCTGCATGATTCGACGGTGTCGTAGATGTTCTTCCGAATCGAGAAGCATGAGGCCACCGTGAAAGAAGGGGCCGATCAGCACCGACCAGCCGTCACCGTTGACGAATGCCCGATCTTTGTTCTGCAGCACTTCCTGGCATGCGTCGGGTCCGAGGACTGCGACCCAACGCCGACCGACCATCGAGAACCAGGAGACCTCGCCGTAACGGTCCCAATGCTTTTGCATCAATGCGAGTGGATCTCGGATGTATTCGAGTACGTGCCCGACGCCGGGCAGCCCCGATCGCCCCGAGACCGGTTGCAACTGCGACTGTGCGGGTGGAACGGCCAGGATCTTGGACATGACGAACCTCAACTCCCGTCTCATCTGACAGCGCGTCCTGTCAGATGAGCGTAGTCTGCGCCATCGAGATCACGTCTGTCAATATCGATCCATGACTCCCCCTACGCCCCGTCGATACGCTGGCCTGAGCGGCGACCAACGTGCAGCACTGCGCCGCGACAGTCTGCTCGAGGCGGGATTGGACGTGTTTGCAGCCACAGGTAAGGGCGGCGCCACCATGACCGCCATCTGCGCGCACGCCAAGTTGACGGAGCGATACTTCTACGAAAGTTTCACCAGCAGAGACGAACTCCTGCAGAATGTCCTGGACGGCATCGCCGACGAGGTCCGTCAGGCCGGTCTGGATGCGCTTCGAGCGAGCACCGGGACGATCGAACAACGCGTACGAAATGCCATCGCATCGTTCGTCACTATCCTCACCGAAGATCCACGCAAGGGACGTGTTGCGATGATCGAATCCGCCGCGTCCGAACCTCTGCGCACCCACCGACGCGCAGCACTGCGGGGCTTCGCTCAGATGGTGGCGGACGAAGCCACGCGCATATACGGAGACCGAGCGTGGTCACCACCTCAAGGTGAAATCAACGGACTGCTGTTTGTGGGCGGCTTGGCCGAGCTGGTCACCGCGTGGTTGAACGACGAGATCTCCATCACGCCCGACGAGATCGTCGATGCGGCAACATATCAATTCACCTCCACCGCACACCGATGAGGGGCGCGGTGCTTGGGCTCGTAATGTTGGCCACGGGACACGGACGCGTTGTTCGAGATCGTCGTCAGATCCGGATCGAAGAAGGTTCCCGACTGGACTACGCCACCGATGGGTGACGGTACCCACATTGATGCCATGGGGGCAGTTCGTCGGCCAGAGCGAACGACAGATTGTGCAATCCGGCTTTACCCATCGAGGCAGACGCCTCGATGCACAGGAAAGTCAAGGTCCTGACGCTGCGACGAAATGCTGTTCACGCGGCTACCCAACACTTGCACTGTGCGGCATCGATCAGTGTGTAGGGCCAGTGCTTGGGGCGCACTCGCCGACGGAGGCGCCTTTTCACTCCTTCAGAACGACCGGACCGTAGGTGTCGGCGTATTCGAGCGCGAGTTCCAGCTTCAGCCTGTTCGGTCCGACGGGGCGGCCGAGCAACTCCTCGGCGCGCTGGATGCGGTAACGCACGGTGTTCTTATGCACGCCGAGCGCCCGAGCAGCCGCGTCCGGACTGCGGTTCACGGTCAGATAGCCGCGCAGCGTGCGACGCAGCATTGCGGAGGCTGCATCGGTACCGTCAAGGCCGCGCAGTTCACGGGAAACCAGCGCCCTCGCCGCGTCGGGATGGCCGTCGAGCAGGTGGACAATTTCGACGTCCGCATAGCAAATGAGCTGAGTCTCGGCCGGTCGAGATTCCGAGATGCGTTGAGCAGCAATAGCTTCAATGTGACTTTGCCGAAATCCCTGAATTCCCTTGCCCGGGTTACCAATCGCGATCCGGATCCCGGCCGGGATGCCCGGACCGATGTCCAATGCGGTGAGATCCGGCTCGACTTCCGCCGCCAGCCATGCCCAGAGCCCTCGCGATCCGGACGGCACAGTAAGCATTTGCCGAGCCCCGATCTTGGCCGCAACCGTACGGGCGGCGGAGTCCAGAACGCCGATCTCGTCCTCGGCCTGATTCGACTGTGTGTCCTCGAGCCACAGCACAAGTGCGGTGTTATGCACGAGCAAGGGGTAATTCAAACGATTCGAGGCTGCCACGGTATCGGCGATCTCGCCTCGGATGATCGCCTGCACCGTTTCTGCCTGCCGGGCGAACGCGCCGCTCAATCCCCGCTCTCGTTCCTCACTGTAGGTATCCGCGAGTACCTCCAATGAGACGTTGAGCCAGTGATTCGCCCGCTCCAGTAGCCGAATCAGGACTTTCGGTTCCAATACCGGGTCGGTGATGCGCTCACTTGCTGTTTCCGCGGCGAATCTCAGCAGAGCTTTCTGGCCGACCCGGTAGATCTGCATCAATACCCTCAGATGCAGGCCCCGTCGGGCGATTGTGCGCGCGAGACCATGTGCGGCGGGTGGGAGGTCCACCTCCGCGGACTCTCCGGTGAGCCAGACCAGCAGTGCGCGCCCTTGATCACGGGTGCTGGCTTCGAGGTCCCGTCGCAACTCTCGGTCCGCGGAAACCTCGGGAACCTCGGCCACTATCACGGCGTCGAACCTCGCGACGAGACCATCCAGGGTTCCGGGCACCAGCGCCTCCGCAGCGAACTCCCGGAGCCAGGCAAGCACCATGTCGTCAGCGGACACGTCGATACCTCCTTCTAATTGGACCCGGAGCACAAATGACGAGGGCCCAATTGGCTGATTTCGCTAAGAAACGTGCGGTTCGGTTGTGCAATTCTAATAGGAAGTGTCGTGCATCATAGGAGGCGGGGTTCACATGAGATCCGGAAGCAAGGCGCACACGAGGTGCGACGACATCGACGTGCACTGCCCCGCCGACGGCCGCCTGGTCGCGCGTGTACCGGACGAGAGTTCCGAGGCAGTGACCGATGCCGTCCGTCGACTGCGCGCCCACCAACCCGAGTGGGAAGCGCTGGGGCCGAAAGGAAGGGCCATGTGGCTGCGGAAGCTGCGGGACTGGCTTCTCGACAATGAGCGCCACCTCATCGACGTGCTGCGGTCCGAGACCGGGAAGCCACGCGCCGAAGCAGCCATCGAGCCTGCGCTCGCGTGCGACCTGATCAACTACTTCGCGGACAACGCCGGCAAGTTTCTCGCCGACGAGCGGGTGAAACCGCACGGGCCGCTGTCGGTGACAAAGCGACTGATCAAGACCGTCCGCCCCTACCCGGTGGTCGGTGTGATCACCCCGTGGAACTTCCCGCTCGCGATGCCGGCGATGGACATCATACCGGCGCTGCTCGCTGGTGCGGCGGTGCTGCTCAAGCCGTCTGAGGTAACGCCGTTGTCAGCCGTCGAACTAGCTCGGGGATGGTCGGAAATCGGTGCACCCCTGGTCTTCTCGGTACTCACTGGCCGCGGCGACACAGGTGCAGCGGTAGTGGATTCGGTGGACTTCGTGCAGTTCACCGGCTCCACCCCGACCGGTCGAGCGATCGCCGTGCGGGCCGCAGAGCGGCTGGTGCCATGCAGTCTCGAACTCGGCGGCAAAGATCCGGCCATCGTGCTGGCGGATGCGGACCTGGACCGCGCGGCAGCCGGAATCGCTTGGGGCGGACTGTTCAACGCCGGACAGGTGTGCGTGTCGATCGAACGCGTTTACGTCGAGGCGCCCGTGTACGACGAATTCGTCGCGCGACTGGTGGCACTCGTCGGCTCGCTCCGACAGGGTGACGACGGCGACGGGTATCGGATCGATGTCGGTGCGATGGCTACACAGGCCCAGCGTGACCTCGTTGCCCGACACGTCGCCGACGCTGTGGACGGCGGCGCCACGGCGCTGACCGGCGGCAAGGCCGGGAGCGCTGGCACCTTCTTCGAGCCGACGGTCCTCGTCGACGTGAACCATTCGATGGCCTGTATCCGGGAGGAGACGTTCGGGCCCACGATCCCGGTGGTCAAGGTCGCCGACGCCGACGAAGCCGTGCGCCTGGCCAACGATTCCGAGTACGGCCTGTCCGCGACGGTGTGGTGCGGAGATCGGGCCCGCGGCGAGGCGATCGCGCGCCGGCTCGAAGCCGGCGCGGTGAACATCAACGACGCCTTCTCCAACCTGTTCGCGCTGGGGTTACCGCACGGGGGATGGAAGCAGTCTGGTCTCGGCGCGCGATTCGGTGGTGAGTATGGAGTTCGGAAGTACACCCGGCAGCAGGCGATCACGGTGCCGCGCGGACCCGCAGTGAAGCGGGAGTTGCTCTGGTATCCGTACGCGCCCGGCCGCGGTCGTCTCGTCGGCCGGGTGCTGCGGGCCCTCGTCGCGCGCGACCCGCGCCGCCGCCTGTCCGTGACAAGCCGCTCGAACTCCCTGTAACGACGACAGAAGGACAGAAGGAAAATGACACAATCTCTGCACGGTCGCGTCATCGCGATCACCGGCGGTGCCCGCGGAATCGGGTTCGCGACCGCCACGGCCCTGACCAGGCTCGGCGCGAAGGTGGCGATCGGGGACATCGACGACGTCAAGCTGAAGGAGTCCGCGACCGAACTCGGCCTGGTCAGCTACCGGAAGCTCGACGTGACGGATGCCGAATCGTTCGGGGCCTTCCTCGACGACGTGGAAGCAACGCTCGGACCTATCGACGTGCTCGTAAACAACGCCGGCATCATGCCCGCCGGCCGAATCGCGGACGAGCCCGATGCGGTCACCCGCCGGATCCTCGATATCAATGTCCTCGGGGTGATCACCGGTTCCAAACTGGCTGTTCGGCGAATGCTGCCGCGCGGCCGTGGGCACGTGGTCAATATCGCCTCACTCGCAGGCGAAATCTACACACCAGGGCTGGCCACCTACTGCGCCAGCAAATATGCGGTCGTCGGCTTCACGGACGCGGCCCGGGTGGAGCACCGCGGAACGGGAATCGAGTTTTCCGCGGTGCTCCCGTCTTTCGTCAACACCGAGCTGACTGCCGGCACCAAGGGACTCCCTGGACTCAAGAACGCCGAGCCGGAGGACATTGCGCGCGCCATCGTGGCATTGATCGAATGCCCCAAACCGAAGGTGCGGGTGACCAAGCTCGTCGGTGCCCTCGCCGCGAGTCAGAAGTTCTTCCCTCGCCGGATCAGCGAAGCGCTCACCCGTGCGCTCCACACGGACAGAGTGTTTCTGGAAGACGTCGACATCACTGCCAGGCAGGCCTACGAAGAGCGGGCTCGTCACAGCTGAGCAGACTTTCGGATGCAGGTCACGAAGTCCCGGCCATGGGACGGCTACCCGTATGCGCGCCGACCTCGACCAGGCCAGACACCCGGTCGAGTCGGAAGCTGGCACGGGCAGCCATCCCAAGGCCCGCATGGACCGGGCCAGACGTGGTAAGTCTGCCGAGCGGACGATGACGGCCGGTAAGCATGAACCGACTGAGCTGACGCAGCTCACACCGACCCGAAGCGGGGGAACCCTGACGATCCATCCCCGCTTCTGCTCAATGGCGCCCGTTCCGACCTGTAACCGGCGGCCGCGAACGCCCGCTCCAGATCGTTCGGGGTGCGATTGACGACCGAAAGCAAAATCATCACCGGACGGGTCTCATGCCGAGCTGGCGGTTATGCAGAGAGGTCGGCGAGTTCCGGTCAGCGGCCGGCTTTCGAGACACGCCGGTGCGGGTTCGGCATTCGGGACGCCCGCCGAGGGAAAACCGGCAGTCCGAAGGCAGCCTCGGCAGCACCCGCATGAGCAGACGGGCCTCACGGATGCAGTACGACCTTGGTCCATCCGTCGTCGCGGGCATCGAAATGCTGGTAACCGGATTCGGCCTCGGCCAGTGGCAGTTCGTGGGAGACGATCCAGGACGGCTTGGCACGGCCCTGGTGGATCAGGTCGCGCAGCTGCCGGTTGTAGTGCTTGACGTTGGCCTGCCCGGTTCCGACCTTCTGCCCCTTGAACCAGAATTTGCCCATGTCGAAGGCGATCTTGCCGTGGCGTTCGAGTTCGTCGGGGCCGTTGCGGTCCTGGGGCAGGAAGATCCCGACCACCCCGATGTGGCCGGTGAAGCGCACCGAGTCGACGAGCCGGTTCATCGTCATCGCGGCGTCCTCGTGACCCTGCGGGTCGTGCGCCTGATAGCCGACGCACTCACAACCCTTGTCGGCACCCTGCCCGCGGGTCTGTTCCAGGACCTGCTCGACCGGGTCGCCCTTCGAATCGTCGATCGGAATGACGCCGATCTGCTCGGCGAGCTTGAGCCGGTCCGGATGCCGGTCGACGATCATCACCTTGCTCGCGCCCTGGATCATCGCCGAGTACGCCGCCATCAACCCGACCGGCCCGGCCCCGTACACCACCATCGAATCGCCGGGCTGCATGTCCGCGAGGCGGGTGCAGTGCCAGCCGGTGGGAAAGATGTCGGAGAGCATCACGTAGTCGGTTTCCTTGTCCTGGGCATCCTCGGGCAACCGCAGACAATTGAAGTCGCCGAACGGCACCCGCAGATATTCCGCCTGCCCGCCCCAGAACGGGCCCATCCCGGCGAACCCGTATGCGGCGCCGGCCATCTTCGGATCCGGGTGCACCGTCAGGCAGAACGCGGTCAACCCTTCCTCGCAGTTGCGGCAGAAACCGCAGCCGATGTTGAACGGCAGGCACACCCGATCCCCGGGTGAGACCTTGACCACCGCGTTGCCGACCTCGGCGACGATCCCCAGGTTTTCGTGACCGAGGACCATCCCGGGCTCGAGGTCGGTGCGGCCCTCGTACATGTGCAGATCCGACCCGCAAATATTGGTGCTGGTGATCTTTACCAGCACATCGGTCGGCTGCTCAATCCTGGCATCGGGCATATCCTTCACATGAACCTCACGTGGCCCGTCGTACACAAGCGCTTTCATCTCGACTCCCTGATGCTGCGTTTCCCGGTGGATCCCGGCCCGGCGGCCACAGGCGATGACATGTGAGCGACCGAATGAATCGTGCCGCTGGGGCAGACGCGACAGCGCACGGAACTGAAAACAACACCAAAACGTTGGCACACCACCACGTTTCGCGTCACAGCCGATAACAGCGGGCGCATTCCAGGCGTCGCATTCCATCCACCATGGAGTCTCCTCTTTCGGCTCCACGATTACTAGGGGTGAGATCGGTTTCCTTGATTCGTGGCCTCGGGGGCTCCTTCCCTTCACCGGTCGATGGTGTGATGCTGGACCATGTCCACCACCTCGAACAGGAGACCCGACATGGCCACCAAGGCGCTGCTGGTCCGACTCGAAGCCAAACCCGGCAAGGAAAGCGCGGTCGAGGAATTCCTCCGATCGGCGCTGCCACTCGTCGAACAGGAGCCCGGCACGAAGCCCTGGTTGGCGGTACGGTTCGGCCCCTCGACGTTCGGCATCATCGACGCATTCCCCGACGAGGCCGCCCGCGACACACATCTCAATGGGCCGGTCGGCAAGGCCCTCGGCGAACGCGCCGACGAACTCTTCGCTGCGCCGCCCGAAATCAGCTACCTCGACGTGCTCGCCGACAAGCTCTGAGCCGCCGAGTCCGCCGAACCTGTCGAATCGTGGTACACAACGACGAGACGAGCGCAGCCTGACACGTCGCCGGCCCCCCACCACACTCCCCGGACAGCCCGTTCCCGCAAAGGCCCGAGGTGAGGTCGCCGAGCGGATCGGGCGGCTTCCGCGGAATGGACCGGGGGGCGGCGGCGTGTCAGCCGGATGCGGGGCCTGGCTGATCCGACGTGGGGCGGGGGGTGTGCTGGAGTTCAGCGTTGATGCGTCGGGCCTCGGCGAGTTGGTCTTCCAGGATGATGATGCGGCACGCGGAATCGAGCGCGGTGCCCTGGTCGATCAGTTCGCGGGCTCGGGCGGCGAGACGCAGCTGGTACCGGGAGTAGCGGCGGTGGCCGCCCTCCGAGCGCCCGGGGGTGAGCAGCTTCGCGGCGTCGAGGCTGCGCAGGAATGCCTGTGTCACGCCGAGGATCTCGGCGGCGTGACCCATGCTGTACGCCGGGTAGTCCTCGTCGTCGAGCTTCCCGGCCGCGCGTCGGTCGGGCGAATCTTCCGGAATGGGGTGACACCTTTCCAACGGACAGGGCCCCCGGCGCCGTGAGGCACCGGGGGCCGGAGCGGGTTTCACTTCCTTGTTCACTGCACTTCTTCCGGCTGTCGGGCCTTCGTGCCGCCCGGCAGCCGCCGGATATGCCGGGGCCTTACACACTCATATCAACCCTTGACCGGCACATCCTGGTCTTGCGTTACTTCTCTGCGGGCAGTTCATTCTCTCCCGCACCTCGTGAACTCTTTCCTTGCGACGAGAGGAACTCTACAACGGCGACGCCTCAATGTCTACAGTCATCACTGCAGATATTCTGGAGCGGTTGACCGGGGATTTCACCTCCGGCAGCCGACTTTTCTGTCCCCGTCGGCGGCCGCTCGCTCGACGGACCGGCTCTCGTTGATCGATGACGGACGGCGAAGTGGCAGTCGCAGTAGGCGTCGAGATGTCCGCTTCCTCAGATCAGGTGTGGTCGTCCCCGTAGGTATGTCGCCGCGATCAGCAGAGCTGGGCCCCGAATCCGTCGTCGCTCAGCACGTCGCGGGTGCACTGGGCGTCGACCCACCCGGACAGCTCGCTCACCCGCGGGCGCCCTTGTCGACGAGGCTGTTGACCGGCCGAACGCGTTGAACAGGTGGTCGCCGTAGGACAGCAGGTTCTCCCGGCCCACCTCGGGGATGCCGACGGCGTCGGGGAAGACCCGTAGCGGGAACGCGGCCGCCAGCGCGGGAACCATGTCGAAGGTGGTTGCCGTCTCGAGCACCTGATCGACGAGGACCTCCGCATCCACCAGCCAGCATGCGCGCAACTTTCTGCAACGCCCGCGGGCAGAGGACCTAGTGCCACCAGTTCATGTACCTCGGGTCCGCGACGATGGCACCGGGATGATCACCACCACTGACGGTGAATCGCTGACCGGTCTGTTCTTCGGACCATCCTTCTTCGCTAGCCACATCCTCGCGTTCGAACGCAACGTCGTGAGGTCTCGACGGCTTCGGATCCCTGTCGGCGAGGGGCCGGCGGTGGGGTCGTCGATCACGTGGGGGCGCCGCGGCGATGATGACGATCCTCCGGGAGCTGCAGAGGGGGTCCGTCAGATCCTGGGTGAGGTCTGCCCTGGTGTGAACTCAGGCTCCTGTTGTGTACTGGAAGCAGCGGTGATGTGGATGTGATGCCGCTTCGAGCAGCCAGGCCCACCCAGCGAGTCCGGGGCGCGACCGGAACCAGCCATGCGGTCGCCGACCCAGGCCACCCACCGACCACTGATCCCGTTGGATAGGCGACCCGACGAATGGAGAACCGACATGTCCGCAGATAGAAGTGTGCCCCCGACCGGAAGGGACACCGACCGCGTGCGGATCGGTGCGGTCTACCCGCAAATCGAGCTCGGCGGGGACCCCCGTGCTGTGCGGCGATTCGGCACAGCAGTCGAGGATCTGGGTTTCGACTACCTACTCGCCTACGACCACGTCCTGGGGGCCGTGCACGCCGACCGGACACCGCCCCTGACAGGGCCCTACACCGAACACGACCCGTTTCACGACCCATTCGTCATGTTCGCCTTCCTGGCTGGAATCACCGAGCGGATCGGTTTCTCTACCGGCGTGCTGATCCTGCCGCAACGCCAAACCGCTCTGGTGGCGCGGCAAGCCGCCGACGTCGATCTACTCTCCGGCGGCCGGTTGCGGCTCGGTGTCGGTGTCGGCTGGAGCCCCGTCGAATACGAAGCCCTCGGCCAGGCCTTCCGCACCCGGGGAGCCAGGCAAGAAGAACAGATCCAGCTGCTGCGCCAGCTGTTCACCGAACCGGTCGTCGATTTCTCCGGCCGCTTCGACCGAGTCGATCGCGCCGCCCTCACACCCCAACCGAGCCGGGCCATCCCGATCTGGCTCGGCGGCGCCACAAAGGCAGCGTTCGAACGCGCCGTCCGCCTCGCAGACGGCTTCATCTTCTTCGGAGCGACCGGGATCGACACCGCTGTTGAATCCTGGCAAGAGCTGCGCGAACGCGTGCATGCAGCGGGCCGGCCGGTCGAGGATTTCGGCGCGGAATACGTCGTGCTCAGCCAGGGTGCCGACGCCGTCAGCACCGAGATCGCGGCCTGGCGCGAAGCGGGCGGCACCCACGCCGCCGTAGCGACGATGGGCTTTGGCCTCAACACCGTCGAAGCGCACATCGACTACCTCACCACGATCGCGGACACGTTGAACCTCACCTGACATCCGCAGACACATCACCCCGCCCCGCTGCGACATCGAACCAGCGACGAGACATCGCAGCTGGGACGTCGTCAGTGCATGTGGCTTCCACCGTTGATGTCGATGGTCGTCCGATCAGGTAGGCAGCATCGTCGGAAGACAGGAAGGTGATGACAGAGGCCACGTCGCGTGTGGTCGCGGTGCGTGCGAGCGGAATGCCCTGTGCAATAGCTTATTCCTGCTCGTCGGTGCTACCGACACGAATGTTGGTGTCCACCGCTCCCGGCGTGACAGCGTTGATCGTCACGCCGGAGTCTTCCAGTTGCGCGCAAGCGATTTGGTGAAGCCGAGGATCGCAGCCTTGGCCGACGAGTACGGCACCTTGCCGAACACTCCCCCGCCGCGCTGCGCGACACCGAAGACATCGTCACGATGCGACCCCAGCCCCAACGGGGCCACCGACCGCGC
This genomic interval carries:
- a CDS encoding glutathione-independent formaldehyde dehydrogenase; the protein is MKALVYDGPREVHVKDMPDARIEQPTDVLVKITSTNICGSDLHMYEGRTDLEPGMVLGHENLGIVAEVGNAVVKVSPGDRVCLPFNIGCGFCRNCEEGLTAFCLTVHPDPKMAGAAYGFAGMGPFWGGQAEYLRVPFGDFNCLRLPEDAQDKETDYVMLSDIFPTGWHCTRLADMQPGDSMVVYGAGPVGLMAAYSAMIQGASKVMIVDRHPDRLKLAEQIGVIPIDDSKGDPVEQVLEQTRGQGADKGCECVGYQAHDPQGHEDAAMTMNRLVDSVRFTGHIGVVGIFLPQDRNGPDELERHGKIAFDMGKFWFKGQKVGTGQANVKHYNRQLRDLIHQGRAKPSWIVSHELPLAEAESGYQHFDARDDGWTKVVLHP
- a CDS encoding putative quinol monooxygenase codes for the protein MATKALLVRLEAKPGKESAVEEFLRSALPLVEQEPGTKPWLAVRFGPSTFGIIDAFPDEAARDTHLNGPVGKALGERADELFAAPPEISYLDVLADKL
- a CDS encoding MerR family transcriptional regulator → MNKEVKPAPAPGASRRRGPCPLERCHPIPEDSPDRRAAGKLDDEDYPAYSMGHAAEILGVTQAFLRSLDAAKLLTPGRSEGGHRRYSRYQLRLAARARELIDQGTALDSACRIIILEDQLAEARRINAELQHTPRPTSDQPGPASG
- a CDS encoding LLM class F420-dependent oxidoreductase — translated: MSADRSVPPTGRDTDRVRIGAVYPQIELGGDPRAVRRFGTAVEDLGFDYLLAYDHVLGAVHADRTPPLTGPYTEHDPFHDPFVMFAFLAGITERIGFSTGVLILPQRQTALVARQAADVDLLSGGRLRLGVGVGWSPVEYEALGQAFRTRGARQEEQIQLLRQLFTEPVVDFSGRFDRVDRAALTPQPSRAIPIWLGGATKAAFERAVRLADGFIFFGATGIDTAVESWQELRERVHAAGRPVEDFGAEYVVLSQGADAVSTEIAAWREAGGTHAAVATMGFGLNTVEAHIDYLTTIADTLNLT